A stretch of Eubalaena glacialis isolate mEubGla1 chromosome 10, mEubGla1.1.hap2.+ XY, whole genome shotgun sequence DNA encodes these proteins:
- the RIC8A gene encoding synembryn-A isoform X2: MEPRAVADAVETGEEDVVMEALRAYNRENCQSFTFDDAQQEDRKRLAELLVSVLEQGLPPSRRIIWLQSIRILSRDRSCLDSFTSRRSLQALACYAGISASQGSVPEPLDMDVVLESLKCLCNLVLSSPVAQVLAAEAGLVVRLAERVGLYRQSSFPHDVQFFDLRLLFLLTALRADVRQQLFQELQGVHLLTEALELTLGMTPGERPPELLPPQETERAMEILKVLFNITFDSIKREVDEEDTALYRHLGTLLRHCVMVAAAGDRTEEFHGHTVNLLGNLPLKCLDVLLTLEPHEGSLEFLGVNMDVIGVLLSFLEKRLHQTHRLKESVAPVLSVLTECARVHRPARKFLKAQVLPPLRDVRTRPEVGELLRNKLVRLMTHLDTDVKRVAAEFLFVLCSESVPRFIKYTGYGNAAGLLAARGLMAGGRPEGQYSEDEDTDTDEYKEAKASINPVTGRVEEKPPDPTAGMTEEQKEHEAVKLVTMFDRLSRTGAASREVLGARTWGSHTPPCHLEALFSLLPEFYS, from the exons ATGGAGCCCCGGGCGGTTGCGGATGCCGTGGAGACGGGGGAGGAGGACGTAGTTATGGAGGCTCTGCGCGCATACAACCGGGAG AACTGCCAGAGCTTCACGTTTGATGATGCCCAACAGGAGGATAGGAAG AGACTGGCGGAGCTGCTGGTTTCGGTCCTGGAGCAGGGCCTGCCACCTTCCCGCCGCATCATCTGGCTGCAGAGCATCCGCATCTTGTCTAGGGACCGCAGCTGCCTGGACTCATTCACCAGCCGCCGGAGCCTGCAGGCACTTGCCTGCTACGCTGGCATCTCCGCCTCCCAGGGCTCGGTCCCCGAACCCCTGGACATGGATGTTGTGCTTGAGTCCCTTAAATGCCTGTGCAACCTTGTGTTAAGCAGCCCCGTGGCACAGGTGCTGGCGGCAGAGGCGGGGCTCGTGGTGAGGCTCGCAGAGCGAGTGGGACTGTACCGCCAGAGTAGCTTCCCGCACGACGTCCAGTTCTTTGACTTGCGCCTCCTCTTCTTGCTAACGGCACTTCGCGCCGATGTGCGCCAGCAGCTGTTTCAGGAGCTGCAGGGAGTGCACCTGCTGACCGAAGCGCTGGAGCTGACGCTGGGAATGACCCCTGGAGAGAGGCCCCCTGAgctcctgcctccccaggagactgAGCGCGCCATGGAGATCCTCAAAGTGCTCTTCAACATCACCTTCGACTCCATCAAGAGGGAAGTGGATGAG GAAGACACTGCCCTTTACCGGCACCTGGGGACCCTTCTGCGGCACTGCGTGATGGTTGCTGCTGCTGGAGACCGCACAGAGGAGTTCCACGG GCACACAGTGAACCTCCTGGGGAACTTGCCCCTCAAATGTCTGGACGTTCTTCTCACCCTGGAACCCCACGAAGGCTCTTTGGAGTTCCTGGGAGTGAACATGGATGTGATTGGTGTTCTCCTGAGCTTCCTGGAGAAGCGTCTGCACCAG ACGCACAGGCTGAAGGAGAGCGTGGCCCCCGTGCTGAGCGTGCTGACGGAGTGTGCCCGCGTGCACCGCCCCGCCAGGAAGTTCCTGAAGGCCCAG GTGCTGCCCCCGCTGCGGGATGTGAGGACCCGGCCCGAGGTGGGGGAGCTGTTGCGGAACAAGCTGGTTCGCCTCATGACGCACCTGGACACCGATGTGAAGAGGGTGGCCGCCGAGTTCCTGTTTGTCCTGTGCTCTGAGAGCG TGCCCCGATTCATCAAGTACACAGGCTACGGGAATGCTGCCGGCCTCCTGGCAGCTAGGGGCCTCATGGCAGGGGGCCGGCCTGAGGGCCAGTACTCGGAGGACGAGGACACGGACACAGACGAGTACAAGGAAGCCAAGGCCAG CATAAACCCCGTGACGGGGAGGGTAGAGGAGAAGCCGCCCGACCCCACGGCGGGCATGACGGAGGAGCAGAAAGAACACGAGGCCGTGAAGCTGGTGACCATGTTTGACAGGCTCTCCAG AACTGGTGCTGCTTCCAGAGAAGTCCTTGGGGCCAGGACCTGGGGAAGCCACACCCCTCCCTGCCACTTGGAGGCCCTCTTCTCTTTACTCCCAGAGTTCTACTCGTGA
- the RIC8A gene encoding synembryn-A isoform X5, which translates to MEPRAVADAVETGEEDVVMEALRAYNRELFQELQGVHLLTEALELTLGMTPGERPPELLPPQETERAMEILKVLFNITFDSIKREVDEEDTALYRHLGTLLRHCVMVAAAGDRTEEFHGHTVNLLGNLPLKCLDVLLTLEPHEGSLEFLGVNMDVIGVLLSFLEKRLHQTHRLKESVAPVLSVLTECARVHRPARKFLKAQVLPPLRDVRTRPEVGELLRNKLVRLMTHLDTDVKRVAAEFLFVLCSESVPRFIKYTGYGNAAGLLAARGLMAGGRPEGQYSEDEDTDTDEYKEAKASINPVTGRVEEKPPDPTAGMTEEQKEHEAVKLVTMFDRLSRHRVIQPMGMSPRGQLTSLQDAMCETMEAQLSSDPDSDPD; encoded by the exons ATGGAGCCCCGGGCGGTTGCGGATGCCGTGGAGACGGGGGAGGAGGACGTAGTTATGGAGGCTCTGCGCGCATACAACCGGGAG CTGTTTCAGGAGCTGCAGGGAGTGCACCTGCTGACCGAAGCGCTGGAGCTGACGCTGGGAATGACCCCTGGAGAGAGGCCCCCTGAgctcctgcctccccaggagactgAGCGCGCCATGGAGATCCTCAAAGTGCTCTTCAACATCACCTTCGACTCCATCAAGAGGGAAGTGGATGAG GAAGACACTGCCCTTTACCGGCACCTGGGGACCCTTCTGCGGCACTGCGTGATGGTTGCTGCTGCTGGAGACCGCACAGAGGAGTTCCACGG GCACACAGTGAACCTCCTGGGGAACTTGCCCCTCAAATGTCTGGACGTTCTTCTCACCCTGGAACCCCACGAAGGCTCTTTGGAGTTCCTGGGAGTGAACATGGATGTGATTGGTGTTCTCCTGAGCTTCCTGGAGAAGCGTCTGCACCAG ACGCACAGGCTGAAGGAGAGCGTGGCCCCCGTGCTGAGCGTGCTGACGGAGTGTGCCCGCGTGCACCGCCCCGCCAGGAAGTTCCTGAAGGCCCAG GTGCTGCCCCCGCTGCGGGATGTGAGGACCCGGCCCGAGGTGGGGGAGCTGTTGCGGAACAAGCTGGTTCGCCTCATGACGCACCTGGACACCGATGTGAAGAGGGTGGCCGCCGAGTTCCTGTTTGTCCTGTGCTCTGAGAGCG TGCCCCGATTCATCAAGTACACAGGCTACGGGAATGCTGCCGGCCTCCTGGCAGCTAGGGGCCTCATGGCAGGGGGCCGGCCTGAGGGCCAGTACTCGGAGGACGAGGACACGGACACAGACGAGTACAAGGAAGCCAAGGCCAG CATAAACCCCGTGACGGGGAGGGTAGAGGAGAAGCCGCCCGACCCCACGGCGGGCATGACGGAGGAGCAGAAAGAACACGAGGCCGTGAAGCTGGTGACCATGTTTGACAGGCTCTCCAG GCACAGAGTCATCCAGCCCATGGGGATGAGTCCCCGGGGTCAGCTCACATCCCTGCAGGATGCCATGTGCGAGACCATGGAGGCACAGCTCTCCTCGGACCCTGACTCGGATCCTGACTGA
- the RIC8A gene encoding synembryn-A isoform X4, whose product MEPRAVADAVETGEEDVVMEALRAYNRENCQSFTFDDAQQEDRKLFQELQGVHLLTEALELTLGMTPGERPPELLPPQETERAMEILKVLFNITFDSIKREVDEEDTALYRHLGTLLRHCVMVAAAGDRTEEFHGHTVNLLGNLPLKCLDVLLTLEPHEGSLEFLGVNMDVIGVLLSFLEKRLHQTHRLKESVAPVLSVLTECARVHRPARKFLKAQVLPPLRDVRTRPEVGELLRNKLVRLMTHLDTDVKRVAAEFLFVLCSESVPRFIKYTGYGNAAGLLAARGLMAGGRPEGQYSEDEDTDTDEYKEAKASINPVTGRVEEKPPDPTAGMTEEQKEHEAVKLVTMFDRLSRHRVIQPMGMSPRGQLTSLQDAMCETMEAQLSSDPDSDPD is encoded by the exons ATGGAGCCCCGGGCGGTTGCGGATGCCGTGGAGACGGGGGAGGAGGACGTAGTTATGGAGGCTCTGCGCGCATACAACCGGGAG AACTGCCAGAGCTTCACGTTTGATGATGCCCAACAGGAGGATAGGAAG CTGTTTCAGGAGCTGCAGGGAGTGCACCTGCTGACCGAAGCGCTGGAGCTGACGCTGGGAATGACCCCTGGAGAGAGGCCCCCTGAgctcctgcctccccaggagactgAGCGCGCCATGGAGATCCTCAAAGTGCTCTTCAACATCACCTTCGACTCCATCAAGAGGGAAGTGGATGAG GAAGACACTGCCCTTTACCGGCACCTGGGGACCCTTCTGCGGCACTGCGTGATGGTTGCTGCTGCTGGAGACCGCACAGAGGAGTTCCACGG GCACACAGTGAACCTCCTGGGGAACTTGCCCCTCAAATGTCTGGACGTTCTTCTCACCCTGGAACCCCACGAAGGCTCTTTGGAGTTCCTGGGAGTGAACATGGATGTGATTGGTGTTCTCCTGAGCTTCCTGGAGAAGCGTCTGCACCAG ACGCACAGGCTGAAGGAGAGCGTGGCCCCCGTGCTGAGCGTGCTGACGGAGTGTGCCCGCGTGCACCGCCCCGCCAGGAAGTTCCTGAAGGCCCAG GTGCTGCCCCCGCTGCGGGATGTGAGGACCCGGCCCGAGGTGGGGGAGCTGTTGCGGAACAAGCTGGTTCGCCTCATGACGCACCTGGACACCGATGTGAAGAGGGTGGCCGCCGAGTTCCTGTTTGTCCTGTGCTCTGAGAGCG TGCCCCGATTCATCAAGTACACAGGCTACGGGAATGCTGCCGGCCTCCTGGCAGCTAGGGGCCTCATGGCAGGGGGCCGGCCTGAGGGCCAGTACTCGGAGGACGAGGACACGGACACAGACGAGTACAAGGAAGCCAAGGCCAG CATAAACCCCGTGACGGGGAGGGTAGAGGAGAAGCCGCCCGACCCCACGGCGGGCATGACGGAGGAGCAGAAAGAACACGAGGCCGTGAAGCTGGTGACCATGTTTGACAGGCTCTCCAG GCACAGAGTCATCCAGCCCATGGGGATGAGTCCCCGGGGTCAGCTCACATCCCTGCAGGATGCCATGTGCGAGACCATGGAGGCACAGCTCTCCTCGGACCCTGACTCGGATCCTGACTGA
- the RIC8A gene encoding synembryn-A isoform X3: MEPRAVADAVETGEEDVVMEALRAYNRENCQSFTFDDAQQEDRKRLAELLVSVLEQGLPPSRRIIWLQSIRILSRDRSCLDSFTSRRSLQALACYAGISASQGSVPEPLDMDVVLESLKCLCNLVLSSPVAQVLAAEAGLVVRLAERVGLYRQSSFPHDVQFFDLRLLFLLTALRADVRQQLFQELQGVHLLTEALELTLGMTPGERPPELLPPQETERAMEILKVLFNITFDSIKREVDEEDTALYRHLGTLLRHCVMVAAAGDRTEEFHGHTVNLLGNLPLKCLDVLLTLEPHEGSLEFLGVNMDVIGVLLSFLEKRLHQVLPPLRDVRTRPEVGELLRNKLVRLMTHLDTDVKRVAAEFLFVLCSESVPRFIKYTGYGNAAGLLAARGLMAGGRPEGQYSEDEDTDTDEYKEAKASINPVTGRVEEKPPDPTAGMTEEQKEHEAVKLVTMFDRLSRHRVIQPMGMSPRGQLTSLQDAMCETMEAQLSSDPDSDPD, translated from the exons ATGGAGCCCCGGGCGGTTGCGGATGCCGTGGAGACGGGGGAGGAGGACGTAGTTATGGAGGCTCTGCGCGCATACAACCGGGAG AACTGCCAGAGCTTCACGTTTGATGATGCCCAACAGGAGGATAGGAAG AGACTGGCGGAGCTGCTGGTTTCGGTCCTGGAGCAGGGCCTGCCACCTTCCCGCCGCATCATCTGGCTGCAGAGCATCCGCATCTTGTCTAGGGACCGCAGCTGCCTGGACTCATTCACCAGCCGCCGGAGCCTGCAGGCACTTGCCTGCTACGCTGGCATCTCCGCCTCCCAGGGCTCGGTCCCCGAACCCCTGGACATGGATGTTGTGCTTGAGTCCCTTAAATGCCTGTGCAACCTTGTGTTAAGCAGCCCCGTGGCACAGGTGCTGGCGGCAGAGGCGGGGCTCGTGGTGAGGCTCGCAGAGCGAGTGGGACTGTACCGCCAGAGTAGCTTCCCGCACGACGTCCAGTTCTTTGACTTGCGCCTCCTCTTCTTGCTAACGGCACTTCGCGCCGATGTGCGCCAGCAGCTGTTTCAGGAGCTGCAGGGAGTGCACCTGCTGACCGAAGCGCTGGAGCTGACGCTGGGAATGACCCCTGGAGAGAGGCCCCCTGAgctcctgcctccccaggagactgAGCGCGCCATGGAGATCCTCAAAGTGCTCTTCAACATCACCTTCGACTCCATCAAGAGGGAAGTGGATGAG GAAGACACTGCCCTTTACCGGCACCTGGGGACCCTTCTGCGGCACTGCGTGATGGTTGCTGCTGCTGGAGACCGCACAGAGGAGTTCCACGG GCACACAGTGAACCTCCTGGGGAACTTGCCCCTCAAATGTCTGGACGTTCTTCTCACCCTGGAACCCCACGAAGGCTCTTTGGAGTTCCTGGGAGTGAACATGGATGTGATTGGTGTTCTCCTGAGCTTCCTGGAGAAGCGTCTGCACCAG GTGCTGCCCCCGCTGCGGGATGTGAGGACCCGGCCCGAGGTGGGGGAGCTGTTGCGGAACAAGCTGGTTCGCCTCATGACGCACCTGGACACCGATGTGAAGAGGGTGGCCGCCGAGTTCCTGTTTGTCCTGTGCTCTGAGAGCG TGCCCCGATTCATCAAGTACACAGGCTACGGGAATGCTGCCGGCCTCCTGGCAGCTAGGGGCCTCATGGCAGGGGGCCGGCCTGAGGGCCAGTACTCGGAGGACGAGGACACGGACACAGACGAGTACAAGGAAGCCAAGGCCAG CATAAACCCCGTGACGGGGAGGGTAGAGGAGAAGCCGCCCGACCCCACGGCGGGCATGACGGAGGAGCAGAAAGAACACGAGGCCGTGAAGCTGGTGACCATGTTTGACAGGCTCTCCAG GCACAGAGTCATCCAGCCCATGGGGATGAGTCCCCGGGGTCAGCTCACATCCCTGCAGGATGCCATGTGCGAGACCATGGAGGCACAGCTCTCCTCGGACCCTGACTCGGATCCTGACTGA
- the RIC8A gene encoding synembryn-A isoform X1, translating into MEPRAVADAVETGEEDVVMEALRAYNRENCQSFTFDDAQQEDRKRLAELLVSVLEQGLPPSRRIIWLQSIRILSRDRSCLDSFTSRRSLQALACYAGISASQGSVPEPLDMDVVLESLKCLCNLVLSSPVAQVLAAEAGLVVRLAERVGLYRQSSFPHDVQFFDLRLLFLLTALRADVRQQLFQELQGVHLLTEALELTLGMTPGERPPELLPPQETERAMEILKVLFNITFDSIKREVDEEDTALYRHLGTLLRHCVMVAAAGDRTEEFHGHTVNLLGNLPLKCLDVLLTLEPHEGSLEFLGVNMDVIGVLLSFLEKRLHQTHRLKESVAPVLSVLTECARVHRPARKFLKAQVLPPLRDVRTRPEVGELLRNKLVRLMTHLDTDVKRVAAEFLFVLCSESVPRFIKYTGYGNAAGLLAARGLMAGGRPEGQYSEDEDTDTDEYKEAKASINPVTGRVEEKPPDPTAGMTEEQKEHEAVKLVTMFDRLSRHRVIQPMGMSPRGQLTSLQDAMCETMEAQLSSDPDSDPD; encoded by the exons ATGGAGCCCCGGGCGGTTGCGGATGCCGTGGAGACGGGGGAGGAGGACGTAGTTATGGAGGCTCTGCGCGCATACAACCGGGAG AACTGCCAGAGCTTCACGTTTGATGATGCCCAACAGGAGGATAGGAAG AGACTGGCGGAGCTGCTGGTTTCGGTCCTGGAGCAGGGCCTGCCACCTTCCCGCCGCATCATCTGGCTGCAGAGCATCCGCATCTTGTCTAGGGACCGCAGCTGCCTGGACTCATTCACCAGCCGCCGGAGCCTGCAGGCACTTGCCTGCTACGCTGGCATCTCCGCCTCCCAGGGCTCGGTCCCCGAACCCCTGGACATGGATGTTGTGCTTGAGTCCCTTAAATGCCTGTGCAACCTTGTGTTAAGCAGCCCCGTGGCACAGGTGCTGGCGGCAGAGGCGGGGCTCGTGGTGAGGCTCGCAGAGCGAGTGGGACTGTACCGCCAGAGTAGCTTCCCGCACGACGTCCAGTTCTTTGACTTGCGCCTCCTCTTCTTGCTAACGGCACTTCGCGCCGATGTGCGCCAGCAGCTGTTTCAGGAGCTGCAGGGAGTGCACCTGCTGACCGAAGCGCTGGAGCTGACGCTGGGAATGACCCCTGGAGAGAGGCCCCCTGAgctcctgcctccccaggagactgAGCGCGCCATGGAGATCCTCAAAGTGCTCTTCAACATCACCTTCGACTCCATCAAGAGGGAAGTGGATGAG GAAGACACTGCCCTTTACCGGCACCTGGGGACCCTTCTGCGGCACTGCGTGATGGTTGCTGCTGCTGGAGACCGCACAGAGGAGTTCCACGG GCACACAGTGAACCTCCTGGGGAACTTGCCCCTCAAATGTCTGGACGTTCTTCTCACCCTGGAACCCCACGAAGGCTCTTTGGAGTTCCTGGGAGTGAACATGGATGTGATTGGTGTTCTCCTGAGCTTCCTGGAGAAGCGTCTGCACCAG ACGCACAGGCTGAAGGAGAGCGTGGCCCCCGTGCTGAGCGTGCTGACGGAGTGTGCCCGCGTGCACCGCCCCGCCAGGAAGTTCCTGAAGGCCCAG GTGCTGCCCCCGCTGCGGGATGTGAGGACCCGGCCCGAGGTGGGGGAGCTGTTGCGGAACAAGCTGGTTCGCCTCATGACGCACCTGGACACCGATGTGAAGAGGGTGGCCGCCGAGTTCCTGTTTGTCCTGTGCTCTGAGAGCG TGCCCCGATTCATCAAGTACACAGGCTACGGGAATGCTGCCGGCCTCCTGGCAGCTAGGGGCCTCATGGCAGGGGGCCGGCCTGAGGGCCAGTACTCGGAGGACGAGGACACGGACACAGACGAGTACAAGGAAGCCAAGGCCAG CATAAACCCCGTGACGGGGAGGGTAGAGGAGAAGCCGCCCGACCCCACGGCGGGCATGACGGAGGAGCAGAAAGAACACGAGGCCGTGAAGCTGGTGACCATGTTTGACAGGCTCTCCAG GCACAGAGTCATCCAGCCCATGGGGATGAGTCCCCGGGGTCAGCTCACATCCCTGCAGGATGCCATGTGCGAGACCATGGAGGCACAGCTCTCCTCGGACCCTGACTCGGATCCTGACTGA
- the BET1L gene encoding BET1-like protein encodes MADWARAQSPGAVEEILDRENKRMADSLASKVTRLKSLALDIDRDVEDQNQYLDGMDTDFTSVTGLLTGSVKRFSTMARSGRDNRKLLCGMAVGLIVVFFILSYLLSRART; translated from the exons ATGGCGGACTGGGCTCGGG CTCAGAGCCCCGGCGCTGTGGAGGAGATTCTAGACCGGGAGAACAAGCGGATGGCTGACAGCTTGGCCTCCAAGGTCACCAGACTCAAATCG CTGGCTCTGGACATTGATAGGGACGTGGAAGACCAGAACCAGTACCTGGACGGCATG GACACGGATTTCACGAGTGTGACGGGCCTCCTCACGGGGAGCGTGAAGCGCTTTTCCACAATGGCACGGTCTGGGCGAGACAACCGGAAGCTTCTGTGTGGTATGGCCGTGGGCCTGATCGTGGTCTTCTTCATCCTCTCCTACCTCCTGTCGAGGGCAAGGACGTGA
- the CIMAP1A gene encoding ciliary microtubule associated protein 1A isoform X2, translating to MAEEVWVGTWRPHRPRGPIMALYSSPGPKYLIPPTTGFVKHTPSKLRAPAYSFHGAPVLLAENCSPGPRYSVNPKILRTGKDLGPAYSILGRYCTKTTLTPGPGDYFPEKSTKHVFDLAPSHSISARTKTFRVDSTPGPAAYMLPVVMGPHTVGKASQPAFSIKGRSKLGSFSDDLYKVTVTKPCAPIVTFGIKHSDYMTPLVVDVE from the exons ATGGCGGAGGAGGTATGGGTGGGCACCTGGAGGCCCCATCGCCCCCGGGGACCCATCATGGCCCTCTACAGCAGCCCTGGACCCAAGTACCTGATTCCACCCACCACAG GCTTTGTGAAGCACACGCCCAGCAAGCTGCGTGCACCGGCCTACAGCTTCCACGGGGCCCCCGTGCTGCTGGCAGAGAACTGCTCCCCGGGGCCCCGCTACAGCGTGAACCCCAAGATACTGAGGACTGGCAAGGACCTCGGCCCCGCCTACTCCATCCTGGGGCGCTACTGCACTAAGACCACGCTGACCCCCGGCCCTG gcgaCTACTTTCCAGAGAAATCGACCAAGCATGTGTTCGACTTGGCGCCCAGCCACTCCATTTCTGCCCGAACCAAGACCTTCCGAGTGGACAGCACCCCAG GCCCCGCTGCCTACATGCTGCCCGTGGTGATGGGGCCTCACACTGTCGGCAAGGCCTCCCAGCCCGCCTTCTCCATCAAGGGCCGCAGCAAGCTGGGCAGCTTCAGCGACGACCTGTACAAG GTGACAGTGACCAAGCCCTGCGCCCCCATCGTCACCTTTGGCATCAAACATTCTGACTACATGACACCCCTGGTGGTGGACGTGGAATAG
- the CIMAP1A gene encoding ciliary microtubule associated protein 1A isoform X1: MAEEVWVGTWRPHRPRGPIMALYSSPGPKYLIPPTTGFVKHTPSKLRAPAYSFHGAPVLLAENCSPGPRYSVNPKILRTGKDLGPAYSILGRYCTKTTLTPGPGDYFPEKSTKHVFDLAPSHSISARTKTFRVDSTPGPAAYMLPVVMGPHTVGKASQPAFSIKGRSKLGSFSDDLYKTPGPAAYRQTNVQVTKFKAPQYTMAARVEPPGDKTLKPGPGAHSPEKVTVTKPCAPIVTFGIKHSDYMTPLVVDVE; this comes from the exons ATGGCGGAGGAGGTATGGGTGGGCACCTGGAGGCCCCATCGCCCCCGGGGACCCATCATGGCCCTCTACAGCAGCCCTGGACCCAAGTACCTGATTCCACCCACCACAG GCTTTGTGAAGCACACGCCCAGCAAGCTGCGTGCACCGGCCTACAGCTTCCACGGGGCCCCCGTGCTGCTGGCAGAGAACTGCTCCCCGGGGCCCCGCTACAGCGTGAACCCCAAGATACTGAGGACTGGCAAGGACCTCGGCCCCGCCTACTCCATCCTGGGGCGCTACTGCACTAAGACCACGCTGACCCCCGGCCCTG gcgaCTACTTTCCAGAGAAATCGACCAAGCATGTGTTCGACTTGGCGCCCAGCCACTCCATTTCTGCCCGAACCAAGACCTTCCGAGTGGACAGCACCCCAG GCCCCGCTGCCTACATGCTGCCCGTGGTGATGGGGCCTCACACTGTCGGCAAGGCCTCCCAGCCCGCCTTCTCCATCAAGGGCCGCAGCAAGCTGGGCAGCTTCAGCGACGACCTGTACAAG ACCCCAGGTCCCGCAGCCTACCGCCAGACCAATGTCCAGGTGACTAAGTTCAAGGCTCCACAGTACACCATGGCTGCCCGAGTGGAGCCCCCGGGGGACAAGACCCTCAAGCCAGGACCAGGAGCCCACAGCCCTGAGAAG GTGACAGTGACCAAGCCCTGCGCCCCCATCGTCACCTTTGGCATCAAACATTCTGACTACATGACACCCCTGGTGGTGGACGTGGAATAG